One part of the Prunus persica cultivar Lovell chromosome G5, Prunus_persica_NCBIv2, whole genome shotgun sequence genome encodes these proteins:
- the LOC109949181 gene encoding uncharacterized protein LOC109949181 encodes MVVGLLDLPSHGSLRGSQVGRGLNVDKHRRSRGKNLLEDYFIPNYVYSNVDFRGRYRMQPHLFNEIMHDVYNYDADFVQKCAAAGILGRLLEQKLIAVIRMLAYGSYADQVDKIARMGKSTTLESLVRFCDAIETLYTRDYLRKPTPGDLQRFL; translated from the coding sequence ATGGTAGTGGGTTTGCTCGATCTACCAAGCCATGGCAGCCTCcgtggttcacaagtcggcCGTGGCCTGAACGTGGACAAACATAGGcgttctcggggtaagaatcttttggaagattactttatcccaaattatGTGTACTCTAATGTTGATTTTCGAGGgcgatatagaatgcaaccccatttgtttaatgaaatcatgcatgatgtaTACAATTACGATGCAGACTTCGTTCAGAAGTGTGCTGCTGCTGGGATTTTGGGGCGTCTTCTAGAGCAAAAGCTTATAGCTGTTATACGAATGCTGGCGTATGGTTCAtatgctgatcaggtggataaGATTGCtaggatggggaagtccactactcTAGAGAGCTTGGTCAGATTCTGTGATGCAATTGAAACTCTCTACACCAGGGACTACCTCCGTAAACCTACACCTGGGGACCTCCAAAGGTTTCTATAG